From the genome of Pseudomonas sp. WJP1:
CTCGCCTGACTGGCACTTGATATTGAAAGTGACTCCGGACGACCTCACCATCTATCCCATCTTTCCTAGATCGGGGCATTCTAAATACGCTGATTCCAAATACGACACCGTCAAGTCGATCAGGATCACTCGCCAAGTCTGCCAACCCTATGCCCATCCAACTGACGAGGGCAGTGTCGAAGAGGTACTTGCAGATTTGCCGGCAGGACTCGCCAAGGACTGGCGCTATGGTCTCGGATTTCATTATGAATACCGTTTCATAGCTTTGGCCGTAGCCGAATTAGATGGCGTCGAAGAGATCGTACTTCACGGCGGGCGAGGTTATGACGACACACGAGTACAGGGCAGTACCTATTATCTTGGAATCGGCCAACTTGAGCTCTTAAGAAGGGGGCTGGATCGGCTGTCGCAGCGTCATCAACGGGAGACGGCTGCAGATAAGAAGCTGATCTGCTACACCGGACTTCTGCACAGAGCTGCCCCAGGAGTTTATCCGCCGAAAGCACGCAAGCTTCCTCCCGATGTATTGTCCAATCTTATCTCGCTGGGCTCTGTCAACCCTCAGCTCTCCCCGAAAGACCAGCAACAAGCAGTGAGGCTCACGCAGCAGAATGTTCCGACTTTGGCGAAGTCCGAACCTCGTACCCTGTTCAACCTCAAGGAGCAGATTGAGCTCGTCACACTAGGCGAACTCATTGAAGTTTATCGGAAGATGATGAATAGCAATGTCGGCGAATCCCGGTGGCAAGCTTTCTTGAGCGACAACCCGTTTATTCTCGACATGGCATTCGGGTATCCCGTAAAGAAAATCGCCGACCAACCCTATGTAGGGGGAAAGAATTTCAGCGGTCGAGGTGGCCAATATTCCGACTTCCTGATGGCGGCAAGGGCCACCGGCAATCTCGCTCTAATCGAAATCAAGCATCCCCAGCATGACCTGCTTGGTAGGCAGTACCGGCAAACCTATACCCCGTCCCATGA
Proteins encoded in this window:
- a CDS encoding Shedu immune nuclease family protein; this translates as MPSMRPSQFAMQQRSDGGPFLRFEFDDHGEDLEEDDFAPPESIGGFEMEGDIEIYGVSRVYYSDLALSENSPDWHLILKVTPDDLTIYPIFPRSGHSKYADSKYDTVKSIRITRQVCQPYAHPTDEGSVEEVLADLPAGLAKDWRYGLGFHYEYRFIALAVAELDGVEEIVLHGGRGYDDTRVQGSTYYLGIGQLELLRRGLDRLSQRHQRETAADKKLICYTGLLHRAAPGVYPPKARKLPPDVLSNLISLGSVNPQLSPKDQQQAVRLTQQNVPTLAKSEPRTLFNLKEQIELVTLGELIEVYRKMMNSNVGESRWQAFLSDNPFILDMAFGYPVKKIADQPYVGGKNFSGRGGQYSDFLMAARATGNLALIEIKHPQHDLLGRQYRQTYTPSHELSGSVGQIISQRGNVQREIFGLARDFKDRVHAHAVAAIVIIGRTPEEEDKQEAFEQYRNSLKDVLVVTFDELQVRLESIHQALTPRILAKPEPIGDEDLPF